DNA from Methanobacterium alcaliphilum:
GCTTCTTTATCTTCTCTCATACCCACATTGTCTTTCCTATAGATAGTGGTAATTTTTTCCAGTTCCTCCTCAGGTAATGGTTCACCCATGTCAACTGGTTCATCCAGTGGACGGCCCACTTGATCTTTTATGTAAATAACATGCCCATCCTCTTCATTGTAGACATATCTCTGCAGAGCATCAAACATTAGTCCGTTCTCATCCAGTCTTAATGAATGTCCGTGTACGGTGGCTCCCCTCAGGCCGGATCTTGCCGGGTCAAAAATATCAGTTTCTACTAATTCTTTAGAGACAGATTCTAAATCTAATTCCCTCATTTCGATTACCTGTCTTCCAGAAAGGGTACCTGTATCCACCCCCCTATATCTCCACATATAAGTACGGGCCCGGTCATATGGTTGAGCTGGGGCATTGTACATGGAATCTGCGAACTGTATGTACCTCACACGAACTCCTTCTTTAGCTCCTGTAATTGGTTCCACCATATCCCTTACTATATCATCTGAAAAATCCATTTCATCTAATGGAGGGTGAACGGCTTTATAATTTTCACCAGGACTTCTATGGCCTAAAACTTTAACCAGGTCTTCTTCTGACACTTTACGGATATGTCTTAGATTAAAGTTAGGATTCATATGGTTTCTTCTATTTTCTGCAATTATCGTTTCTCCAGGAGAATATTGCGCTTTATAGGACATTTTATACACCAAATATTTTTTTTAAATTTTGTTTACCATTTTTATGGTTTCTGAAGATTTGGCACTGGGATCAACCATGCCAATTAAACGCTGATCAATTTTAGTTTCAAATCCCCGCCCATATTTCAAATAATCAGAAATTGTGACATTAGTTTTTGAGAAAATTCCCATGAATAAATCATATTTACAAGGCATAATATCATTTAAGAGTTTATCGAGTTTTTCCATGAATATTTCTAACTCAGGATATGAAACACTGATAATAATTTCTCCAACTTTTAATCTAAGTTGCATAGACTCTTCATTAACTATTATAACTTTCCTATCAGAATGATTCACTTGTTCTCCTCGGGCAGGGCCGTAACTTACCATGGCCGGTAGTGAAGGTCCTTTAACAATTACTCTCACCATGCCATCCAATGAATAAATCTTATTCAATAATTTTTCAGAGGTTTCCACTTTTAAAAACCGGTGAGGAAATATTTTTAAATCGATAATTTCACATTTTTCCGTTTTATCCATTTTCACACCAAAACTAGATATTATCTTTTATTTCCCCTGCGCCATTTGCTACGCTGTTTATAGGTTCCCTCAAATAATCAATAGCACCATAAACCATACCAATAAGTCCTGATGTTTTTTCCACCGAAAACATTTGAGTACCTGCATCTAAGCACATAGCTGCCGCAGCACATGGAATAGCGAATCCTTTACTGTGACGGGTTACTACGTGGTTTCCATGGAAAGTTCCAGGGCCACCCCCACCATAAATAGAATGAGAGAAAAAGCTGAATCCAACCCCAGTACCTTCAGTTCGGCCATAATCTACACCAGGAAGTCCGGTTTCGTACTCTAAAATATCATTGTAGTATAGTACTGTCGAAGCAACACCTTGCGCAGCACGAGAAGCACCAACATTTACAATATTTGCTGCCAAAAGTCCTGAAGCAGCATAAGCATTCCATAATGCCCAATCTACAGGCTCAAACAAGTTATATCCAGAATTCATTTTTTTATCTATCCTGATCACATTATCTTCCAATGCACGGCCAACCAATGATTCTATAACTGTTCCAACAGTGCCTTTTCCATTTTCTTTTACCAGATCAAAAACCAGATTATTTGCATTTAAACCCTGGAATGCTAATGAAAGTAGATGAAACCTTTCAAATGCCCCAGCTGCATCTCCTGTTTCGAACATTGCTGTTTGTTCCATTATAGAAGATAGTGCTGCAGCATTCAGCGTGTTTTTATTTGTAATGGCCACTACATGGTTAGCCATAACATTTCTTAACCCATACCCCAATCCCTCTAACAATACAGGAGGTCCTAAAAGAGCACTGATATTCCCTCCCTGTAAATCAACAGATTGAGGATATCTCCCTAAAACTGCAGTTTTTACTGCAGGTGCATCAAACATATTAACATTAAATGTGTCAATAATAGATTGTATCACAGCAGCACCAGTAACTAATGTGGATACACTGTAATCCGCTGCCATTTTTAGACGAGTAGTTGGTAGTTGAACAAGCAATTGTTTTCCATTGTTTATCAAAC
Protein-coding regions in this window:
- the mcrB gene encoding coenzyme-B sulfoethylthiotransferase subunit beta gives rise to the protein MPIYDDKIDLYGADGKILQEQVPLESISPMRNPAIEKIVHDIKRSVAVNLSGIESGLKSAALGGKSNFIPGRELDLSIVDNAELIADKIKKMVRIEKEDDTSIRLINNGKQLLVQLPTTRLKMAADYSVSTLVTGAAVIQSIIDTFNVNMFDAPAVKTAVLGRYPQSVDLQGGNISALLGPPVLLEGLGYGLRNVMANHVVAITNKNTLNAAALSSIMEQTAMFETGDAAGAFERFHLLSLAFQGLNANNLVFDLVKENGKGTVGTVIESLVGRALEDNVIRIDKKMNSGYNLFEPVDWALWNAYAASGLLAANIVNVGASRAAQGVASTVLYYNDILEYETGLPGVDYGRTEGTGVGFSFFSHSIYGGGGPGTFHGNHVVTRHSKGFAIPCAAAAMCLDAGTQMFSVEKTSGLIGMVYGAIDYLREPINSVANGAGEIKDNI
- the mcrG gene encoding coenzyme-B sulfoethylthiotransferase subunit gamma: MSYKAQYSPGETIIAENRRNHMNPNFNLRHIRKVSEEDLVKVLGHRSPGENYKAVHPPLDEMDFSDDIVRDMVEPITGAKEGVRVRYIQFADSMYNAPAQPYDRARTYMWRYRGVDTGTLSGRQVIEMRELDLESVSKELVETDIFDPARSGLRGATVHGHSLRLDENGLMFDALQRYVYNEEDGHVIYIKDQVGRPLDEPVDMGEPLPEEELEKITTIYRKDNVGMREDKEAIEVVETIHVARTMGGFGMDVFKDDLKKRLGDD
- the mcrD gene encoding methyl-coenzyme M reductase operon protein D — its product is MDKTEKCEIIDLKIFPHRFLKVETSEKLLNKIYSLDGMVRVIVKGPSLPAMVSYGPARGEQVNHSDRKVIIVNEESMQLRLKVGEIIISVSYPELEIFMEKLDKLLNDIMPCKYDLFMGIFSKTNVTISDYLKYGRGFETKIDQRLIGMVDPSAKSSETIKMVNKI